The DNA sequence CAGCCGCTTGCCCTCCGGCGAGAAGCGGAACGAGTGGTTCGCCGTGGCCGCGAGGCTATTCTTCATCTCCTGCGTCGCTGCCTTGCGGCTCGTGGACGGATTCATCTTGCACAGCCACCAGATGTCCATGTCCTCCACGCGGCGGCCTGACTCCTTCGCGCCCGCGTCTATATGCTCCAGCGTGTCGTGGATCACCTCCGGCAGCAGCCCCGTGCCGACGATTACGCCGTCCCCGTGGCGTCCGGCGTAGCGCAGCGTCTTCGGCCCGCCCGCTGCTATATAGACGGGGATGCGCCGCTTCGCCCACGTCAGCCGGATGGTCTTGCCGTGGTACAGCGTCAGCCCGCTGTCCCACAGCTCGCGCAGCGCGCGGATGTAGTGGTCAAGCTCCTCGATGGACGTTGGCTTCAGGCCCAGGTTGTACACCGCGCTGTCGCCCGTGCCGATGCCGATGACTGTCCGGCCCGGCGCAAGCTCCTCAATGCTGCTGACGGCGCTGGCGGTAACCGCGGGATGGCGCGTGACCGGATTCGTGACCCACGGGCCTATGATCGCGCGCTTCGTGTTGAGCGCCGCGAGCGTCAGGCACACGTACAACTCGCGGTACGCCGTCTGTGAGTCGCCCACCACCACGTCAAAGCCGAGCGAATCGGCCAGCCTGACGTGCCTGACGAACTCGGAAAGGTCTTCCGCCACCAGCGTCATGCGGAATTTCATCTCTCTACCCCTGCTCCGGAAATACGATGCGGCGCGAACTACTCCTGCTCTCGCCAAACATCGGAATGAAGCAGCCGTGCGGGCCGACGCGACGGCGGACGGGTCTATTCCCCTCGGCAACGGAGACGGAGAGAGAGTCAGGGCGTGGGGTTAACCACTCCTCAGCAGCGCCGTCACCTCGCGCACGTCCGGCACGTCCTCCAGCCGCGCCAGCATCCCGATGGCGCGCTCAACGCGCTCGCCCGGCAGCGGCGACTGGGCATGGCGCGCGCACCGGCGAAACTTGTCGCCAAGCTCCACCAGCGTCAGCGGCTCGCCCGGATGGCCGCGCACGCGTTCGACGACCACGCGGTGCGTCGCCCCGCCGCGCATCGTGACCTCCACGACGACGGGCGTCAGGATGAGGCCGGGCCTGTCCAGCGACGGGTCCATCACGCACTCCACGCGCCGCGCCAGCGCCAGGACGCGGGGGTCGCGCATGGTCTTCTCGTTCATCTCGTCCAGGAACACGTCGCCGAGCACGGCGGCGGTCGCGACGGCGAACGGCGCGCTGAACTGCGCCTCCAGGAACGACGGCGGGGCGCGCTTGACCTCGATGGGATGGCACACGCGCTGGTAGCCGTGCTTGTTGATGCGCACGACGATGCGTTCGATGGCGTCCCACGCGATGCCGTGCTGCTTCGCCAGCCTGCGCATCCCCTCGATGGGCCGGTGCGTGAAGCCGCCGCACGCGTACACCTTCACCGTCGCCTGCGTGTTCAGGTAGCGCTCGCCCAGGCCAGCGGTCAGCCTCTCGACGTCCATCCCGCCGACGCTGTAGTGCCGCGCGAGGCCGTACTCGCCGAGGATGACCTTCGTCGGCCCGGTGACGCCCTGTCGCGCGAGCCACGCGGAGAGGAAGCCCGCCTTCGCCGCCAGCGCGTACTGGAGCTGGTAGACGCTCGCGCCCTCGCGGTGCATCTGCCACGTGCCGGACACCTGCTCCAGCGCGATGCCCAGCGCGCTGACCATGCGCTCTTCGTCGAAGCCGAACACGCGGCCCGCCGCCGCAGCCGCCGCGAACGGCGCGTACACCTCCGGGCACCACGGGCGGTCGCCCGGCTCCGAGCGCAGCGCCGACCGTATGCGGATGCCCGTGTCCGTCGCCAGCGCCACGGCGGCGACGAGCGTCCTGCCGTCGTCCTTCCGCGCTTCGGAAGGACCTCCGGCCTCGGCGGCGGCCAGCGCCGACATGACCGGCGCGATGGCCGGGTGCTCGCCGACTGTCTCGTCCATGTCGTCGAGGTCGGTCACGCGGGCGAGCGCGGCGTTGGCGAAGACGGCGTGCGGCGCGGGGAGCCTGTCCGCGTAGCCGAGCAGGGAGCACTCCGGGGCGCCGCCCCACGCGCGCGCGATGTCCGCGGCGGTCCGGCCGAGCGGCATGCCGCCGCCAGCAAGCGCCGTGCCGAGCGTGTCCATGATGGAGCGCCGGGCGGCCTCCCGCGCGGCGCGCGGGATGACGTCGTACCGCGTCGCGGCCACGTGCCGCGCGAGGGCGAAGATCGGATCGGCGTCAGGCATGGGGCGCCTCCTGCGACGAGGTTGAGGCAGAGTATAGCCGCGAACGGCCATGTCCGCCAGTGGCGTACCGGCGGTCGCTCCGAGGCCGAAGTGTGCCCCGCTTATCGCCTGCCGCGTGTTGTGGCGGTATACTGTTGAAGGTGCTCATCCAGCCTGGGCCTGTCGAAGGATGATCAGCTACACGGTAGGTTATAGGTCTTAGCCATGCGGTACGGCGACCTCACGGTGGACATACTCAGCGACGGCCTCGTCCGGTTTGACGGCGGGGCCATGTTCGGCGTGGTGCCCAGGGCGCTGTGGGCGCCGCGCTGCCGCCCCGACAGGAAGAACCGCATCCGCATGGGGCTGAACTGCCTGCTCATCCGGACGGGCGACAAGACCATCCTGGTGGACAACGGCATCGGCTCCAAGGAGCCGCCCAAGATAAAAAAGAACTTCGGCCTGCGCGCGGGCAGGCTGCTGCGGGACATGAAGGCCCACGGCGTGCGCCCGGACGAGATTGATCTTGTCGTGCTCACCCACCTGCACTGGGACCACTGCGGCGGCAGCACACGCATGACGCACTCCGG is a window from the Dehalococcoidia bacterium genome containing:
- a CDS encoding LLM class flavin-dependent oxidoreductase; its protein translation is MKFRMTLVAEDLSEFVRHVRLADSLGFDVVVGDSQTAYRELYVCLTLAALNTKRAIIGPWVTNPVTRHPAVTASAVSSIEELAPGRTVIGIGTGDSAVYNLGLKPTSIEELDHYIRALRELWDSGLTLYHGKTIRLTWAKRRIPVYIAAGGPKTLRYAGRHGDGVIVGTGLLPEVIHDTLEHIDAGAKESGRRVEDMDIWWLCKMNPSTSRKAATQEMKNSLAATANHSFRFSPEGKRLPPELLPAVRKLQENYVFHEHVKVGANKPNGVLLEELGLLKYMADRFLVGGTPDECVEQLRRIHAAGAKNLWLGVHMADKDTFMNTLAAKIAPQLPA
- a CDS encoding MmgE/PrpD family protein — translated: MPDADPIFALARHVAATRYDVIPRAAREAARRSIMDTLGTALAGGGMPLGRTAADIARAWGGAPECSLLGYADRLPAPHAVFANAALARVTDLDDMDETVGEHPAIAPVMSALAAAEAGGPSEARKDDGRTLVAAVALATDTGIRIRSALRSEPGDRPWCPEVYAPFAAAAAAGRVFGFDEERMVSALGIALEQVSGTWQMHREGASVYQLQYALAAKAGFLSAWLARQGVTGPTKVILGEYGLARHYSVGGMDVERLTAGLGERYLNTQATVKVYACGGFTHRPIEGMRRLAKQHGIAWDAIERIVVRINKHGYQRVCHPIEVKRAPPSFLEAQFSAPFAVATAAVLGDVFLDEMNEKTMRDPRVLALARRVECVMDPSLDRPGLILTPVVVEVTMRGGATHRVVVERVRGHPGEPLTLVELGDKFRRCARHAQSPLPGERVERAIGMLARLEDVPDVREVTALLRSG